Proteins encoded within one genomic window of Fragaria vesca subsp. vesca linkage group LG1, FraVesHawaii_1.0, whole genome shotgun sequence:
- the LOC101292544 gene encoding protein artemis-like gives MSIEMPKGLPFSVDTWSPSSKRKRHHFLTHAHKDHSIGISSHFSYPIYSTHLTKTLLLQHYPKLDESLFVGIEVGQSVVIDDPDGVFSVTAFDANHCPGAVMFLFEGDFGNVLHTGDCRLTPEYLQRLPEKYLGKKGKKPRCQLDYVFLDCTFGKYYQSFPSKHSAIQQVINCIWKHPDATEVHLACDLLGQEEILVDVSHTFGSKIYVDKVTNPEYFDALTVIAPEIISQDPSSRFQVLDSFPKLNERAKAKLAEAQVNLKPEPLIIRPSAQWYACEVELIDNESQRKLRFNEAVRDQFGVWHVCYSMHSSREELEWALQLLVPKWVVSTTPSCRAMELNYVKKHCLTSRISPTDPLWKLLDFSMEPSSVADVSIEIVGTPASEEPNQSPADSQLQLINKSASPKKFFSFSPPRKRPPVTLFGRARFGFEESAIQHKEKKIVYLKDKPFQEVDNRVGAKLSGEGGVNSEQRCCSKTLVKKVEENANELQCEKPGEIKSELELAHLSSWDEDNQKYEPEKKRPIELEARKVSCSLIGSSKCFNERVRKLYRSMNVPVPQPLPSLVELMNARKRAKRRVDFTPFN, from the exons ATGTCGATTGAAATGCCCAAAGGTCTCCCCTTTTCAGTCGATACATGGAGCCCTTCTTCAAAGAGAAAGAGGCACCATTTCTTAACCCACGCCCACAAAGACCACTCGATTGGGATCTCCTCCCATTTCTCTTACCCAATTTACTCTACCCATCTCACCAAAACCCTCCTTCTCCAACACTACCCCAAG CTTGATGAGTCTTTGTTCGTGGGCATTGAGGTCGGGCAATCTGTGGTTATTGATGACCCTGATGGAGTCTTCTCTGTTACAGCTTTCGACGCTAATCACTGTCCTG GTGCTGTGATGTTCTTGTTTGAAGGCGATTTTGGAAATGTCCTCCACACTGGAGATTGCAGACTCACACCTGAGTATCTGCAACGTTTGCCAGAGAAGTACCTTGGTAAGAAAGGGAAGAAGCCTAGGTGTCAACTCGATTATGTTTTCCTAGATTGCACGTTTGGAAAATACTATCAAAGTTTCCCCAGCAAACATTCAGCAATCCAGCAG GTCATAAATTGTATATGGAAGCATCCTGATGCAACTGAGGTGCACTTAGCCTGTGATCTACTCGGTCAGGAAGAGATATTGGTTGATGTGTCCCATACATTTGGATCAAAGATATATGTCGACAAAGTCACCAATCCTGAGTATTTTGATGCTCTGACAGTCATAGCTCCTGAAATCATCTCCCAAGATCCGTCTTCCCGCTTCCAGGTGCTTGATTCATTTCCAAAACTCAATGAGAGAGCCAAAGCAAAGCTCGCAGAGGCCCAAGTTAACTTGAAGCCTGAGCCTCTCATAATTCGTCCTTCAGCACAGTGGTATGCTTGTGAGGTAGAATTGATAGACAATGAAAGTCAAAGAAAATTAAGATTCAATGAAGCAGTAAGGGACCAATTTGGTGTTTGGCATGTTTGTTACTCAATGCACTCGTCCAGGGAAGAATTGGAGTGGGCTCTGCAGCTTCTAGTACCTAAATGGGTTGTTTCAACCACTCCCAGTTGCAGGGCTATGGAGCTGAATTATGTTAAGAAGCACTGTTTGACCTCTCGAATATCTCCAACTGATCCTCTTTGGAAACTTCTAGACTTTAGTATGGAACCTTCTTCAGTTGCCGATGTATCAATTGAAATTGTGGGAACTCCAGCATCTGAAGAGCCAAATCAAAGTCCTGCAGATTCACAATTGCAACTGATCAATAAGTCTGCTTCCCCGAAAAAGTTCTTCAGTTTCTCTCCTCCTAGGAAAAGACCACCTGTCACCTTATTTGGTAGAGCTAGGTTTGGTTTCGAAGAATCAGCTATTCAGCACAAAGAGAAGAAAATTGTATACCTAAAAGATAAACCTTTTCAAGAAGTGGATAATAGAGTTGGAGCGAAGCTGTCAGGTGAGGGGGGAGTAAACAGTGAACAGAGATGTTGCAGCAAGACTTTGGTCAAAAAGGTAGAGGAAAATGCTAATGAATTACAATGTGAAAAGCCGGGGGAGATAAAGTCTGAATTGGAGCTTGCACACCTCAGTTCATGGGATGAAGACAATCAGAAGTATGAGCCGGAAAAGAAAAGACCAATTGAACTAGAAGCACGCAAGGTTTCTTGTTCTCTGATTGGGTCGTCAAAGTGCTTCAATGAAAGAGTTCGAAAATTATACAGGTCAATGAATGTGCCTGTGCCCCAGCCTCTTCCTTCTTTAGTCGAACTTATGAATGCCCGCAAGCGTGCTAAGAGGAGAGTTGATTTCACACCTTTTAATTAA